In Euphorbia lathyris chromosome 10, ddEupLath1.1, whole genome shotgun sequence, the DNA window TAAAAATGTGGATAATTGGTGTTTCTTGTGCAGTCCGAAACCGTATGAAGAGTGTAAAAAATATTCAGAAAATCACAAAGGCTATGAAAATGGTTGCAGCCTCAAAGCTAAGGGGAGTTCAATCCAGAACAGAAAATTCTCGTGGCCTATGGCAGCCATTTACTGCACTTCTTGGCGATTTTCCTAGTATGTTCGTTAAAAGGAAATTGAGTTACTTGCCTTATATAGTATATCCAGTTTATATAACTTAAGGATGAGATTTTCAGTATAATTTTAACGTGGACTTGAAATGGTTTTATCTGTGGCTGCGTTGTTAATGTCCATATCTGACTTAGCAGCTGGATTTTACCTTTTTTCTCTTATTCTGCTGTACTTATTTATGTCTTATTTAAAAATTACAATGGTTTGGTGGTGTTTGACATTTATATACTATGTTATATATTAAGCCAAATTATTGTTTTGGATTTTGCAATGATATTCATTTGGTCTCTTTATCACCGTCGGACGTGTATTTTTGTAATCGAAAGTTGATGTATTTCCCCAAGAAACTGAGATTATGTGCATGTCAATAGGTTATGGTGTTTCAAAAATTTTATCAGGCAAGGTTTTGTAGCTTCTTTGTATTTAATCTTGAAATGCTTATGTCTTTTTCCCTTCCTCTAATCTATTTGAAGCTTATATAAAATTCATGGTGAAAACAGATGAGAGCATGTGGAATTGTGGAGAAAGAATCTCCCAAACTTTGGGAAATTTAAGCCTCAAAGAAATTCAATattgatttttcattttaaatttcGTAGGCTGTTTATTGAAGTGCAGAAAGAATTTTGCTGTATTCATACGCAATTGCTGTTTTATTACAAACTTTGGGAATCTGTTTGGTTTTTTATCCTGCAAATACTTAATGTTATATGCTGATTCTAAGTGGAAACTCATGTTTCAAAACTGTCTTTGCTTGGTGATTTTATAAATTCCTATGCTACTAGCTATTCTTTCTCTTCAAATATTTTCTGTTCCATTCTCCCTTTACACATGCATTGTTGTTGTGCTTGCCAGGTGTTGATGTGAAGAAGAATGTTATAATTACTGTTTCCTCAGACAAAGGTCTCTGTGGAGGAATTAATTCCACTTCAGTCAAGATTAGCAAGGCTATCTACAGAATGACTTCTGGTagattttattttctctttcagATTGTTAGTGGAAAGCTCTAAATGTCTTGGCAAACTTAAATATGTTTTTCCGATTCCCACAGGTCCTGAGAAAGAAGCAAAATATGTTATcataggagagaaggcaaaagctCAGTTAGTGCGTGATTCAAAGAAAGACATTGCACTGTCCATCAGTGAGGTGCAGAAGAATCCATTGAGTTATACCCAGGTCAGTTGTTATCTATTTCTTtatcaaataaattattttctttttgtctATGTGCTTTGTTTTGTCTTACTGCTGACGGATTTAATAAGTGTACTATTGGGTTGTGATATTATATGGACCAGGATGAATGATTTGTTCCAttgatttttataatatttattctcCCCATAGATGGGTTTGTGTATATTTTGTGAAAGCATGCCAATTTTCTATCTGGTTGGATTCAGTAGTGGGACAAACTGTTCCATGTTAGAACGCTCTGTAGATCTTTTACTGTGACTTGATTCAACTGAAATATCCAAATTTGGCCTTTCAGGTCTCTGTTCTGGCAGATGACATATTAAAGAATGTGGAATTTGATGCTTTGAGGGTTGTCTTCAACAAGTTCCATTCCGTTGTCGCATTTCTGCCAACAGTTGCAACTGTTTTGTCTCCTGAGGTGAATTAGAATGTGGACCTAATGATTTGGTGATTTTTATGCTTTGATGTGTTTTCTGAATGTGGAtgttatattgaaaatatgttGATATAGGTTCTGGAGAGAGAAGCTGAATCTGGTGGAAAGATTGGAGATCTAGACTCTTATGAGATCGAAGGTGGTGAAACAAAGGGTGAAATACTTCAGAATCTTGCCGAGTTCCAGTTTTCTTGTGTAAGTGTTAATAAAATTTTACTCTTTCTGCAGTGTTTGGAATCGTCTGCATTAATCTGGAAACATATACGCACTTAACCTGTAATTCTGAAAATTTGATGTACTATAACTTCTACCTCTTGTTTCAAGTTTGTTGCGAGATAAGGAAATGATTGTTTTTAAGGTCCTTAGTTCATTCATTACATAACTTGTTGGTAATCTGTAAAGAGGCTTTGCTATCTCACTTGATCCTGTTAATAATTTGATGGCTGAATGAGGGATACGAGATATTTGATGCATAACAGCTTTTTATGTAAGTATGATACGTTTTATTGTGATTTAAGTTGGTTTCTTGGGTTTATTTGGAATTTTAAACTTTCCAGGTCATGTTCAACGCTGTATTGGAGAATGCATGCAGTGAAATGGGAGCAAGGATGTCTGCCATGGACAGCTCAAGTAGAAATGCTGGTGATATGCTTGATCGCTTGACACTTACATACAAcaggtctctctctctctctctctctctctcttccccCTCAGATAAACAATATATGCAAACTGGAAATTTAACCTTTGCTGGTAAAAGGGTGAATTTTCTCCATTGATGTTGCCCAACCAACTTGGTTGTTCTTACTGGTCTGAATGGAAGTTAATTTAGTGTAATAGGCGGGTGTCAAGCGacttaattttgttttgtttggcATGCCACACCTGTTGGAGCTAATTGATGGGCAATTACTTTGGTTTTTATATTCTTATGACTTGTTTCGAAATTTATGTGAATGATTTTCTTACAGAACTCGTCAAGCATCTATTACTACCGAGTTGATTGAAATTATATCTGGAGCGTCAGCATTGGAGGGTTAATTGAAGAAATCTTGCAGCTAATGTACTTGATGGTGACGAAATAAGGTCTTATTTAAGTTTTCTCTCGTAAAATCTTTTGATGGATGTTTCTCTTTTGAGCTACTCCAATAATCCTCCCCAGCATTGTACTTGGTTTTCTGGGAATTGAAAATGCATTTTTGTGGTGGTCgcttttgttttatttgtacTCGTGCCTTGAAAAAGAAGCTGAAAGGCCATTTTCTGAAAGTAAAGAATTCTTTGTAAATTGTATTACCATGTTAGCTTCAACTTATATCACATTGACACATTAGCAGCAAAATGGTCTCaaatcttaatttgtttgtaGACTGCCATAAAATATTTTTGTTGGCGTGACTTTATCTATTGTACATTGAAGTTTAATGACAATAGTGAAGGAATAGCTCAAATGGAACAACCATTTGACCAGTAAATTGAAAATGATGCATCTGTATTAATATGAGGCAGGCTTAAGTGCTGGTTCTGAAAAACTGAAGAGGACTATAACGGCTGCATTGCCCTACCTTCCTATCAATTTCTAAGTCACTGAGGGACATGAGCCAAGCCCATTATACATGCTCCCAAGCCCATTGAATATGGCTATAGGGAACCATAAGCCACGGTCTAGTAGTCCATTATCTCACAATTACGTTGTAAAAGGTACCACCAATGCCAATAGGCAGGTCTGATGAATTCTCTTTCTACTTGAATACTCTCTCTTGTTTGATTTACTAACTTGAGTGTCAGAGTGTTTTTAAGGACTGTTCCCGGTATAGGTGCAGGTCGGATTTCGAGGATCACCCTAATTTTTCACATCTCCATTATTTGGTAGGGTGAGTGTGGAGAACTAGTGATCCTTACCCCATCCCAAAGATCCGTAAAAAATGAGCGACCCGTAGGCACAACCCTTGTAAAGGAGATGTTCACTCTTTGTCGGGATCTCCAACCTTAGGCAGGAGGAACCCCCTCTGAGCCCTGGGGTGGCGTCGCTAAACCTGATCCCTCTACTCGTGGAGGTAGAGCTGGAAGAGGAGGAAGCCACCACCACCGCTCAACTGGTCAATGTGACCACAGTTTCCAAATAACCTAGGTGGTGCAAATCGTGACACAGATGAAAATAATCGAGCAGCAGCGGAACTTGCAAGAGGAACGACTTCACTTCGTAAACTATATGAGCAGAGCAGAGCTCGCCTCAGTACAACCGTTGGTCCTAAGCCATGCCATCGCCAATCCACCTACCTCTTAGATGACCACCATAAGCAGACCAATGACTTTGACCATGGCACCCCAAAAGGTCGAAGAATTACTCGAATCCAAAATCTAGTGGTTCCTCGATAAGTAGGCATTATATGGAGTAATGAGGTAACATCACCTCCAGCAAAACAACCCTAATTAATCGAATCATTGACACCCGTTTTTCGAGAGACTGGAAAGCTCCCCGACTAGCTTTATACTCCGGAACCGAAGACCTCAATGATCAGATAGCCTCCTTTATGAGCACCATCAATCTCTTTTACTTCGGAACCGAAGACCTCAATGATCAGATAGCCTCCTTTATGAGGACCATCAATCTCTATTCAAAAGACGAACATCATGTGCATGGTTTTCCCCGCAACCCTCTCATGCAGCGCTCAGGAATGGTACCGTGCCATCGCCCTTAACTCCTTCCATCTCTTGAAGGATCTTTTCCTATCAAGGTTCACGATGACGACATCAAATGTCAGAAAAATTAGCTGGGACCTCAATAGACTCGGCAAAGGCCCACGTAACCATTTAGAAACTTCCTCTCAAGATTCCACCATCTGGCCTCTTAGGTCAAAGGCCTCAACTTTGAGGTTGCGCATAATGCACTGGCAAAGGGCCTCCTATGAGGCCCCCAAGCAAAAATGTTTTCGAAAGATGTCCAGGTCTTTCGAGGAGCTGATAGCCATGTATGAAGAGTTTGAAAAAGATAAAGCCAAAGGCGATTCCAAGCGTGAAGAGAAGGGGAAGCAGCCCGCGAAATCTAGTGAGGATGGAGAAGCAAGAGGGACGAAAGACCAATGTCTTATCAACCTTGGAGGGAGCTGGAGCATGCAAACAACAGATCAGCAGTCAAACCAGACAGATCCTTAGGCAAGGAGGTGCACTATGCAGAGCGCAACACTCCTCAAC includes these proteins:
- the LOC136208848 gene encoding ATP synthase subunit gamma, mitochondrial, whose amino-acid sequence is MAMAALRREGRRFAAPLISPQPITAIRSSLIAEEQVPVGVRSISTQIVRNRMKSVKNIQKITKAMKMVAASKLRGVQSRTENSRGLWQPFTALLGDFPSVDVKKNVIITVSSDKGLCGGINSTSVKISKAIYRMTSGPEKEAKYVIIGEKAKAQLVRDSKKDIALSISEVQKNPLSYTQVSVLADDILKNVEFDALRVVFNKFHSVVAFLPTVATVLSPEVLEREAESGGKIGDLDSYEIEGGETKGEILQNLAEFQFSCVMFNAVLENACSEMGARMSAMDSSSRNAGDMLDRLTLTYNRTRQASITTELIEIISGASALEG